A single genomic interval of Psychroserpens sp. NJDZ02 harbors:
- a CDS encoding cytidylyltransferase domain-containing protein, with protein MKTIAVIPARGGSKRLPNKNILMLGDLPLIVHSILYAKANNHLIDAIYVTTDDAAIKKIALSYNVNVIDRPSDISGDFEPTVSAVKHVIQTINEAVETVILLQPTNPLRPKTLLEDCINAYNEKTCDSVFTVSQSHHKLGKIENDKFEPFNYAPGQRSQDLEPLFFENGLLYIANATSVLNNEIMTTNGFPFKINHDFSTIDIDTQADLDYANYILEKSNLNLI; from the coding sequence TTGAAAACAATTGCAGTCATTCCCGCACGTGGAGGGTCAAAACGATTACCAAATAAAAACATTTTAATGTTAGGTGATTTACCTTTAATAGTACACAGTATTTTGTATGCTAAAGCAAATAATCATTTAATTGATGCCATATATGTAACTACAGATGATGCTGCTATTAAAAAAATTGCGTTGTCCTATAACGTAAATGTTATAGATAGACCTTCCGATATTTCTGGAGATTTTGAACCTACAGTTTCTGCGGTTAAGCATGTTATACAAACAATTAATGAAGCTGTAGAAACAGTAATCCTATTGCAGCCTACAAACCCATTAAGACCAAAAACATTATTAGAAGATTGTATAAATGCTTACAATGAAAAAACTTGTGACAGTGTGTTTACAGTATCTCAAAGTCACCATAAATTAGGGAAAATAGAGAATGATAAGTTTGAGCCTTTTAATTATGCACCAGGACAACGCAGTCAAGATTTAGAACCCTTATTTTTTGAAAATGGATTATTGTATATAGCAAATGCAACAAGTGTATTAAACAATGAAATAATGACTACTAACGGTTTTCCTTTTAAAATAAACCACGATTTTTCAACTATAGATATTGATACACAAGCAGATTTAGACTATGCAAATTATATTTTAGAGAAGTCTAATCTTAACTTAATTTAA
- a CDS encoding MBOAT family O-acyltransferase, with the protein MLFNSIDFAIFLPIVFILYWFVTNKNLKLQNALIVLASYTFYGWWDWRFLFLIFLSSIIDYLVGISLSKQENLTKRKTLLWISIIANLGFLCFFKYYNFFIENFVSAFSFFGTEIKPNTLNIILPVGISFYTFQTLSYTIDVYKKKLEPTKDFVAFLAFVSFFPQLVAGPIERATNLLPQFFSKRTFDYSNGVDGLRQILWGLFKKIVIADNCAFYANEIFNNSAVYSGSTLVIGAVFFTFQIYGDFSGYSDIAIGTSRLFGFNLQQNFAFPYFSRNIAEFWRRWHISLSTWFRDYLYIPLGGSRGGTLISIRNIFIIFIVSGFWHGANLTFIIWGALNAFYFLPVYIFKNNRKYFDVVAKGSYLPTIKETVLMLFTFGLTVFAWIFFRAENIEHALSYVSEIFSKSLFIYPSFQQDSLVKPIVVLLFVFIIIEWLGRGQQHALANLGLKWFRSFRWAFYCVILFCVFYFHFSGKQQEFIYFQF; encoded by the coding sequence ATGCTATTTAACTCTATTGACTTTGCTATATTCTTGCCAATTGTTTTTATTTTATATTGGTTTGTTACCAATAAAAATTTAAAGTTACAAAACGCATTAATTGTATTAGCAAGCTATACCTTTTATGGCTGGTGGGATTGGCGTTTTTTATTCTTGATATTTTTAAGCAGTATTATTGATTATTTAGTTGGTATAAGTCTGTCAAAACAAGAAAATCTAACCAAGAGAAAAACGCTCCTTTGGATTAGCATTATAGCAAATCTTGGATTTCTATGTTTTTTTAAATATTATAATTTTTTTATAGAGAATTTTGTGTCCGCCTTTTCGTTTTTTGGAACAGAAATAAAACCAAATACTCTCAATATTATTTTACCTGTAGGTATTAGTTTTTATACATTCCAGACATTAAGTTATACCATTGATGTTTATAAAAAGAAACTTGAACCAACAAAAGATTTTGTTGCATTTTTAGCCTTTGTTAGTTTCTTTCCGCAGCTAGTAGCTGGACCTATTGAGCGGGCAACTAATTTACTACCTCAGTTTTTTAGTAAAAGAACGTTTGATTATAGTAATGGAGTAGATGGTTTAAGACAAATACTTTGGGGCTTATTTAAAAAAATTGTCATAGCTGATAATTGTGCCTTCTATGCAAATGAAATTTTTAATAATTCAGCCGTCTATAGCGGTAGTACACTAGTCATTGGTGCTGTCTTCTTTACATTTCAAATTTATGGTGATTTTTCAGGCTATTCTGACATAGCTATAGGTACATCACGTTTATTTGGATTCAACCTGCAACAAAATTTTGCATTCCCATATTTTTCCAGAAACATTGCTGAGTTTTGGAGGCGTTGGCATATTTCATTATCAACTTGGTTTAGAGATTATTTGTATATCCCTTTAGGAGGGAGTAGAGGGGGGACTTTGATTAGTATTAGAAATATATTTATAATTTTTATTGTAAGTGGTTTTTGGCATGGAGCCAATTTGACTTTTATTATTTGGGGTGCCTTAAATGCGTTTTATTTTTTACCCGTTTATATTTTTAAAAATAACCGTAAGTATTTTGACGTTGTAGCAAAAGGAAGCTATTTACCAACAATAAAAGAAACAGTATTAATGCTATTTACTTTCGGATTAACTGTGTTTGCTTGGATATTCTTTAGGGCAGAAAACATTGAGCATGCGCTAAGTTATGTTTCTGAAATATTTTCGAAGTCACTTTTTATATATCCATCATTCCAACAAGACAGCTTAGTCAAGCCGATAGTGGTGTTGTTATTTGTTTTTATTATTATAGAGTGGTTAGGGAGAGGGCAACAACACGCATTAGCTAATTTAGGGTTAAAATGGTTTAGATCATTTAGATGGGCTTTTTATTGTGTAATTCTATTTTGTGTTTTCTATTTTCATTTTAGTGGAAAACAACAAGAATTTATATATTTTCAATTTTAA
- a CDS encoding glycosyltransferase family 2 protein, which translates to MKPIVTIIMATYNRSRYIVESIKSIQAQTFQNWECLIIDDGGTDNTPDVLAPILQQDKRFSYLKRTDDYTKGLPGSRNYGLDLAKGDYIIFFDDDDIAHPQNLEICLDEFSKDDISFCRYIREAFRGDFKYNFDLSKEYTHFYIDKSDINKILKNELQFNSCAVMWSKECYVEHRYTEHLKYAEEWEVYSRIITSVKKGVSVNKSLYYGRKHEESITGDFNNKNEASLKSYADAIHLVVSDLNNKKLLNDAILRYFIQVSLDYRKYNLFDRILTTLDYSYYKKNKWKLFYFHLPMRLFFYRLLKNKH; encoded by the coding sequence CACGATATATTGTGGAATCTATTAAATCTATTCAAGCACAAACATTTCAAAATTGGGAATGCCTGATTATTGATGATGGTGGGACTGATAATACACCAGATGTGTTGGCGCCTATATTACAACAAGACAAACGCTTCTCTTATTTAAAGCGAACAGATGACTATACTAAAGGTTTACCAGGTTCAAGAAATTATGGTTTAGATTTAGCTAAAGGTGATTATATTATATTTTTTGATGATGATGATATTGCACATCCTCAAAATTTAGAAATTTGTTTAGATGAATTTTCTAAAGATGATATTTCATTTTGTCGCTATATAAGAGAAGCTTTTAGAGGTGATTTTAAATATAATTTTGATTTATCAAAAGAGTACACACATTTCTATATTGACAAAAGTGATATTAATAAAATTCTTAAAAATGAACTTCAATTTAATTCATGTGCAGTCATGTGGTCAAAAGAGTGCTATGTTGAGCATCGTTATACCGAACATTTAAAATATGCAGAAGAATGGGAAGTGTATTCAAGAATAATAACCTCTGTTAAAAAAGGTGTATCAGTAAATAAGTCGCTTTATTATGGTAGGAAACATGAAGAGTCAATAACCGGCGATTTTAATAATAAGAATGAAGCTAGTCTTAAATCTTACGCAGATGCAATACACTTAGTAGTCAGTGATTTAAATAATAAGAAATTGCTTAATGATGCGATTTTAAGATATTTTATTCAGGTATCTCTTGATTATAGAAAATATAATTTGTTTGATAGAATTTTAACAACTTTAGATTATTCATACTATAAAAAAAATAAATGGAAACTGTTTTATTTTCATTTACCAATGCGTTTATTCTTTTATAGATTATTAAAAAACAAACACTAA
- a CDS encoding glycosyltransferase family 4 protein, producing the protein MDSKLKKILVVAETLDVNASSGAKANLGFINSLVSCNYSVTVLHYTRKKVTVDKTDCFDIRERKANVNYILSRSQRVFQRITKINISKPLERIFGHSFVFLNDSKSISKAVLKTNPLTYDLIITLSQGASFRPHHALLRTPQLYNKWLAYVHDPYPFHLYPEPYSWEEAGYKQKENFFSKVSESAKYSAFPSQLLKEWMSQFFPNFKSSGLIIPHQQLKIDVIKDLEEYNGLFHDGKFTLLHAGYLMKQRPPFDLVNAFRKFLENNPSAKEDSKLVLIGYASYHRKGLEFEAQTLPQLQLHLKNVPFSVVNTLQNKASVNIIIESKAEISPFLPGKFPHCVYANKPILALSPKKSEVRHLLGASYPYACQVDDVEEIAEKIELLYLNWLQNKEANLNRPDLEHYLSTDYFKTIIESV; encoded by the coding sequence ATGGATAGTAAATTAAAAAAAATATTAGTTGTAGCAGAAACATTAGACGTTAACGCTTCCAGTGGCGCTAAAGCTAATTTAGGATTTATTAATTCTCTTGTAAGTTGCAATTATAGTGTTACTGTGTTGCATTATACACGAAAAAAAGTAACTGTAGATAAAACAGATTGTTTTGACATAAGAGAGAGAAAAGCAAATGTAAATTATATTTTAAGTAGATCACAACGGGTCTTTCAGCGTATAACTAAAATAAATATATCCAAACCACTAGAACGCATTTTTGGTCATTCATTTGTTTTTTTAAATGATTCTAAGAGTATCTCTAAAGCAGTACTTAAAACAAATCCTTTAACTTATGATTTAATTATTACTTTAAGTCAAGGAGCTAGTTTTAGACCACATCATGCACTTTTAAGAACACCACAATTATACAATAAATGGCTGGCTTATGTACATGATCCTTACCCGTTTCATTTATATCCAGAACCTTACAGTTGGGAGGAAGCAGGATATAAACAAAAAGAAAATTTTTTCAGTAAAGTTTCCGAAAGCGCTAAATACTCTGCATTTCCAAGTCAGTTATTGAAAGAATGGATGAGTCAGTTTTTCCCTAATTTTAAATCATCAGGTTTAATAATTCCTCACCAACAATTAAAAATCGATGTTATAAAAGATTTAGAAGAATATAATGGGCTTTTCCATGATGGTAAATTTACTTTACTTCATGCTGGTTATTTAATGAAACAGCGTCCACCTTTTGATTTAGTTAATGCTTTCAGAAAGTTTTTAGAGAATAATCCTAGCGCAAAAGAAGATTCAAAATTAGTATTAATCGGTTATGCAAGTTATCACCGTAAAGGTTTAGAGTTTGAGGCACAAACGCTTCCGCAATTACAATTACACTTAAAAAATGTTCCTTTTAGTGTTGTTAATACTTTACAGAATAAAGCATCTGTTAATATAATAATAGAATCTAAAGCAGAAATCAGTCCGTTTTTGCCTGGTAAATTCCCGCATTGTGTTTATGCTAATAAACCAATTTTAGCATTAAGTCCGAAGAAAAGCGAGGTTAGACACTTATTAGGAGCTAGTTATCCTTATGCTTGCCAAGTTGATGATGTCGAAGAAATAGCAGAAAAAATAGAATTGCTTTATTTAAATTGGTTACAAAATAAAGAAGCGAATTTAAATCGTCCAGATTTAGAGCACTATTTGAGTACAGATTATTTTAAAACTATAATCGAAAGTGTTTAA
- a CDS encoding glycosyltransferase family 2 protein, with product MSPSALVSILIPVYNREDLISITLDSVISQTYQNWECIIVDDGSTDETVSILEAFIIKDARIKVYSRPDTLPKGGNSCRNYGFEVSKGAYVNWFDSDDIMHPDFIKIKLDAFDNNINCVISKTQSFTGTIKKTIGKEIRTFNSPNLLEDFITLKRSWYVCDPMWKKSVLKNNNLFSLQLLKGQDRDFHIRMLQNPKINIKFVDSYLTYYRHHNKTITNTFSQAVALSIHNNLIERINFLVDYGVSNKTLLFMYVQLFKNYRYLRCKTLNIMFFVLKKPLLDVQYYKWITKFLLASLSYKILGKGDVLLK from the coding sequence ATGAGTCCTTCTGCACTAGTTTCAATACTAATTCCTGTTTATAATAGAGAAGATTTAATATCAATAACTCTAGACTCTGTCATTTCTCAAACTTATCAAAATTGGGAGTGTATTATAGTGGATGATGGCAGCACAGACGAGACAGTATCCATTTTAGAAGCATTTATAATAAAAGATGCAAGAATTAAAGTGTATAGTAGGCCAGATACCTTACCTAAGGGTGGTAATAGTTGCAGAAACTATGGGTTTGAAGTCTCTAAAGGAGCGTATGTAAATTGGTTTGACAGTGACGATATTATGCATCCTGATTTTATAAAAATTAAGTTAGATGCATTTGATAATAATATTAATTGTGTAATCTCTAAAACACAGTCATTTACAGGGACAATTAAAAAAACAATTGGTAAAGAAATTAGAACTTTTAATAGCCCAAATTTATTAGAAGATTTTATAACCTTAAAGAGAAGTTGGTATGTTTGTGATCCAATGTGGAAAAAAAGTGTTTTAAAAAATAACAACCTGTTTTCTCTACAATTGTTGAAAGGCCAGGATAGAGATTTTCATATTAGAATGCTTCAAAATCCAAAAATAAATATCAAATTTGTTGACTCATATTTAACCTATTACAGACATCACAATAAAACGATTACAAACACATTTTCTCAAGCTGTTGCTTTGAGTATTCATAATAATTTAATAGAGAGAATAAATTTTTTAGTAGATTATGGTGTTTCAAATAAAACACTATTGTTTATGTACGTACAATTATTTAAAAATTACAGATATTTACGATGTAAGACTTTAAATATTATGTTTTTTGTTTTAAAAAAACCACTATTAGATGTTCAATATTATAAATGGATTACTAAGTTTTTATTAGCGAGTTTAAGTTATAAAATATTAGGAAAAGGAGATGTTTTGTTAAAGTAG